The Trypanosoma brucei gambiense DAL972 chromosome 10, complete sequence genome has a segment encoding these proteins:
- a CDS encoding glycerol-3-phosphate acyltransferase, putative: MEGKSVVGGSHKLADGSSSCGTIGANPGYAGTSTPLDASSSLYFGKVVEDAVPVRVEVGETTTRHTDPQGASVPLTRKATAKDRIAVEKTSDFVFCDECGQNIPVSEWADHREHPRVVENVTSWVGRLNKLLIRLFIDFFMWVLMNIYFREVVVVNEKSIPKTGGVVFYGNHQNQFIDAMMIRANCGRPVRFVMAEKSFQRPIIGLFGHMTDAVPVIRPQDAPLNSGEGRLIRMDGDMIYGEGTKFTMCLSDRDVIIWYREDVKCTAQVLKINSDTVLQLTMPVAACDAVTKPVGFQVSRRIDHSEMYASVYQTLQSGQCIGIFPEGGSHDRTSLLPLKAGVALFSLGAAVRGIDVKVVPCGLTYFYGHKFRSRAHVEFGEPITPSAEVVALFNTDKRKATGIFLEQLNEELRGFTINVPNMSALNFLHGFRQLYQPQNCILATRDHLRLTRRLSVIMEEQKGNPEFIDYRSRVENYQDYCNALLVRDSQAATLGKLGSNEARQLHLMFRRCFTLFLMGVILVPFFVVGLPIGILAKSLSERHRKKALSQSNIKIVGTDVMGSYKLIVGFISVPVVFSIVSIITYVYTDLRTALTVSVCLPMTMYVSLLILQEAAIEMRAALPLFMSLISKHKQFCKLYERRRALVALTKVLVKKWDPELEEELQHYVQESKQSMKLREPSLFSLRHGGLRRLADIKN, from the coding sequence ATGGAGGGAAAGAGCGTAGTAGGTGGTTCTCACAAACTTGCTGATGGGAGTTCTTCCTGCGGCACGATTGGCGCAAACCCGGGTTATGCCGGTACAAGCACCCCGTTGGATGCCAGTTCTTCGTTGTATTTTGGGAAGGTAGTAGAGGATGCCGTACCTGTGAGAGTTGAAGTTGGAGAAACCACCACACGACACACCGATCCACAGGGTGCGTCCGTTCCTCTGACCAGGAAGGCAACCGCTAAGGACCGTATAGCAGTAGAAAAGACATCGGATTTCGTATTTTGCGACGAATGTGGTCAAAACATTCCAGTCTCCGAGTGGGCGGATCACCGTGAACATCCGCGAGTGGTGGAAAATGTTACCTCATGGGTGGGTAGATTGAACAAATTATTGATTCGTCTTTTCATCGATTTTTTCATGTGGGTGCTCATGAATATTTACTTTCGGGAGGTTGTGGTGGTTAACGAAAAGAGCATTCCAAAAACTGGTGGTGTTGTGTTTTATGGTAACCATCAGAATCAGTTTATCGATGCTATGATGATCCGTGCAAACTGCGGCAGGCCCGTGCGATTCGTTATGGCGGAGAAGTCGTTTCAGAGACCGATCATCGGTCTCTTCGGCCATATGACGGACGCAGTGCCGGTTATAAGGCCGCAGGATGCTCCTCTCAACTCTGGTGAGGGGCGTCTTATTCGCATGGATGGAGATATGATTTATGGGGAGGGTACAAAGTTTACAATGTGTCTTTCCGACAGGGATGTCATAATATGGTACAGAGAGGATGTAAAGTGCACCGCACAGGTTTTGAAGATAAACTCTGACACGGTGCTGCAGTTAACTATGCCCGTTGCGGCATGTGATGCGGTGACTAAGCCTGTGGGGTTTCAAGTGTCTCGGCGCATCGACCACTCTGAAATGTACGCCAGTGTTTATCAAACGCTTCAGAGTGGGCAATGCATCGGCATCTTCCCAGAGGGTGGGTCGCATGACCGCACATCGCTGCTACCTCTCAAGGCAGGTGTCGCTTTATTTAGTCTCGGAGCGGCGGTGCGTGGCATAGACGTCAAGGTTGTGCCGTGCGGACTAACTTACTTTTACGGCCACAAGTTTCGCAGCCGGGCTCATGTTGAATTTGGTGAACCAATTACACCCTCGGCGGAGGTTGTGGCGCTTTTCAACACTGACAAACGCAAGGCCACTGGCATTTTTTTGGAGCAACTAAACGAAGAACTACGCGGTTTTACCATAAATGTGCCCAATATGAGTGCCCTAAACTTTCTTCATGGATTTCGACAGCTGTATCAACCACAAAATTGTATTTTGGCGACACGGGATCACCTACGTCTGACGCGCCGTCTTAGTGTAATTATGGAGGAACAAAAGGGTAACCCAGAATTCATTGACTATCGAAGTAGAGTAGAAAACTATCAGGATTACTGTAATGCACTGCTTGTTCGTGATAGCCAAGCGGCGACACTGGGGAAATTGGGATCCAATGAAGCGCGACAACTTCACTTGATGTTTCGAAGGTGTTTTACTCTATTTTTGATGGGTGTTATTTTGGTACcgttctttgttgttgggcTCCCCATCGGTATTTTAGCAAAATCCTTATCTGAGAGGCACCGCAAGAAGGCCCTTTCGCAGAGTAATATAAAGATTGTAGGCACCGACGTAATGGGCTCGTACAAACTCATTGTAGGTTTTATCAGTGTGCCTGTCGTATTCTCAATTGTCTCAATTATCACATACGTGTACACCGATCTCCGTACTGCGTTGACAGTCTCAGTTTGCCTTCCCATGACAATGTACGTTTCTCTGCTGATTCTCCAGGAGGCCGCAATTGAAATGCGAGCCGCTCTGCCCCTCTTCATGTCGTTGATatccaaacacaaacagttTTGTAAACTGTACGAACGACGCCGTGCTTTAGTGGCATTGACTAAGGTGCTCGTGAAAAAGTGGGATCCCGAGTTAGAGGAGGAGTTGCAGCATTACGTACAGGAGTCTAAGCAGAGCATGAAACTGCGTGAACCGTCATTGTTTTCCTTGCGGCACGGCGGGCTGCGCCGGCTTGCGGATATCAAAAATTGA
- a CDS encoding DNA primase large subunit, putative: protein MQAIGTSPKAPLEGERDLLKGRTAMISMPDWSTMYTCNPAGNKTLFELEAIVVKRLELLGWIDQLLNSPNMKNLSQLLDEVGAHLPLERRKQSTQPAADHVVLGRDSVDGSTSDTPGSRAPRHSSRSLTAMLSTQNVFVFEGDEDLLSHRLARFVFCMSEKWRKWFVRTEEMLLRARLRLQLAKCEADFLPNLMRLNGLPCDALTDDQQQDPRLQKYIIYHTAVQGKGQLRRADEYFLVPLSLATRLIKARSVLCLRGHAILHRDQVQEVFVTMFLSKLNKGLHEAYLARMKLSSHEDHDERETVMKMLDAFLEYFIEDTMNEVQEASAGAVGAGDVRHLAQTHFPLCMRQVDEHLRREGHLKHQGRFTYGLFLKAIGLSMQDSMVLFSSLMTLKAGAAGKGDPESFAKTSYGYNIRHNYGMEGKKTSYSSLSCTSLLGLPPVVDKFDCHGCPFRFKNESAFRGVLLKEQLHPLGKGHSSIRLAASDIEDIIQDCKGQHYTRACYKYFMATHPGARRDTLFRSPHEYYVTSREMTDKVGDSLSDSTPAHETPGRDNLKRSIFTPTLREDVVRPRDSL from the coding sequence aTGCAAGCGATAGGAACTTCGCCAAAGGCGCCTCTTGAGGGTGAGAGGGATTTACTTAAAGGGAGAACTGCAATGATTTCGATGCCTGATTGGTCCACAATGTACACGTGCAACCCTGCAGGGAATAAAACATTGTTTGAGTTAGAGGCAATTGTTGTTAAGCGGCTGGAACTTCTGGGTTGGATCGACCAGCTGCTGAACTCACCGAACATGAAGAACCTCAGTCAACTACTTGACGAAGTGGGGGCCCACCTGCCACTTGAACGGCGCAAACAGTCAACTCAGCCCGCGGCAGATCACGTCGTCCTTGGGAGAGATAGTGTCGATGGCAGCACTTCTGACACCCCAGGATCGCGTGCACCGCGGCACTCTTCTCGCTCATTAACGGCCATGTTGTCAACGCAGAATGTCTTTGTGTTTGAGGGCGACGAGGATCTTCTTTCCCATCGGCTGgcccgttttgttttctgcatGAGCGAAAAGTGGCGCAAATGGTTCGTGCGCACGGAAGAGATGCTCCTTCGTGCAAGGCTCAGGCTCCAGCTTGCAAAATGTGAAGCTGATTTTCTTCCCAACCTCATGAGACTGAACGGTCTTCCTTGTGACGCCCTTACGGACGATCAGCAACAGGACCCGCGCCTGCAGAAGTATATCATCTACCATACGGCTGTGCAAGGCAAGGGCCAGCTGCGCCGGGCCGATGAGTATTTTTTGGTTCCGTTGTCTCTAGCCACACGCTTGATAAAGGCGCGTAGTGTCCTTTGCTTGCGGGGCCATGCTATCCTTCACCGAGATCAGGTTCAAGAAGTGTTTGTAACCATGTTCTTATCGAAACTTAACAAAGGACTCCACGAGGCGTACCTCGCACGCATGAAGCTGTCGTCACACGAAGATCATGATGAAAGAGAAACCGTGATGAAAATGCTGGATGCTTTTTTGGAGTATTTTATCGAGGACACCATGAATGAGGTGCAGGAAGCTTCGGCTGGTGCTGTAGGTGCTGGTGATGTGCGCCATCTTGCGCAGACACACTTCCCCCTTTGCATGCGTCAGGTGGACGAGCACCTTCGCCGTGAAGGTCACCTTAAGCATCAAGGGCGCTTCACATACGGACTGTTCCTCAAAGCGATCGGTTTGTCGATGCAAGATTCTATggtcctcttttcttctttgatgACGTTGAAGGCTGGGGCTGCCGGGAAAGGGGACCCTGAAAGTTTTGCAAAAACGTCGTACGGGTACAATATACGTCACAACTACGGTATGGAGGGTAAGAAAACTAGCTATAGTTCACTCTCGTGTACATCATTGCTGGGTTTGCCCCCAGTTGTCGATAAGTTTGATTGTCACGGTTGTCCGTTTCGCTTCAAGAATGAGAGTGCATTCCGGGGGGTGTTGTTAAAAGAACAGCTCCACCCACTTGGAAAGGGCCACTCATCAATTAGGCTTGCTGCAAGTGACATTGAAGATATTATACAGGATTGTAAAGGTCAGCATTATACACGGGCCTGCTACAAATATTTCATGGCAACCCATCCAGGCGCGCGCCGCGACACGTTGTTTCGCTCCCCACACGAATATTATGTAACAAGTCGCGAAATGACTGATAAGGTGGGGGACTCTCTATCTGACTCAACCCCAGCACATGAAACGCCCGGCAGGGATAATTTGAAGCGTTCGATCTTCACACCCACCTTGCGCGAGGATGTAGTTCGTCCGCGTGATTCTTTGTAG